A DNA window from Cystobacter fuscus DSM 2262 contains the following coding sequences:
- a CDS encoding FHA domain-containing protein: MSNGSPPTRRRPTTSSSSDAPSGGAARPRPAARRSPTAAAAPRAPEQEPLPPSATKLVCTAGPCAGQEFGLEDGEYVIGRANDNPICIPDSSVSRRHVLIRRLGGGWTVNDLGSGNGTLMNGEPLSEETPLVSGAVLTLGDTELTFNDASNATMMMPMPSAPPARPARSRTAAAPTAPAAEEEEGNGEGAIAPRRPPPRPESRVRPARGRAAAADPEAQKRKKRLLVISASVFVLLAGVLLVMKLQQQRQAEAQRQSAQAALQQREQIAGLFQEAKNLIRDGKWTDAKARLLELKEAEPDHPQVGDYLARVEKEIPNQLALEAARTALEQNQIGPAFTSLAKVSQDTQMFEAVGSLRRGLKDKADKRVGEALSLLTQKQLDQAKAITDDVLVAFPEHRDAKVVNEQAARAIAERDAPPPPPTPKAVPKPWDQAVDRYRDGDLQGAMAMANDCAAKAPQCKTLTSQLADFSMLYKRMEDLDDRGLTRLLDLDRRITNGRGSKLVAGAGKRAANNYYKMASSAKVSGQWGRAMDYAQRALQADPSNTGAANIVNEMRQKAKDVYMSAYAMKDTDPEEALPKFREVMTMTSPDDETHQKAKGWVEKLKR, from the coding sequence ATGTCGAACGGTTCCCCTCCCACCCGTCGTCGCCCCACGACCAGTTCCTCGTCGGACGCCCCCTCGGGCGGCGCCGCGCGTCCGCGTCCCGCGGCGCGCAGGAGTCCCACCGCCGCCGCCGCGCCTCGTGCCCCCGAGCAGGAGCCCCTCCCACCGTCGGCCACGAAGCTGGTGTGCACCGCGGGTCCCTGCGCCGGTCAGGAGTTCGGTCTGGAGGATGGCGAGTACGTCATCGGCCGCGCCAACGACAACCCCATCTGCATCCCGGACTCCTCGGTGTCCCGTCGGCACGTGCTCATCCGGCGCCTGGGCGGAGGCTGGACGGTGAACGATCTGGGGTCCGGTAACGGCACCCTGATGAATGGCGAGCCCCTGAGCGAGGAGACGCCCCTGGTCTCCGGTGCCGTGCTCACGCTGGGCGACACGGAGCTCACCTTCAACGACGCCTCCAATGCCACGATGATGATGCCGATGCCCTCGGCACCGCCCGCGCGCCCGGCCCGCAGCCGCACCGCGGCCGCTCCGACGGCGCCCGCCGCGGAGGAGGAGGAGGGCAATGGGGAGGGGGCGATCGCCCCCCGGCGTCCTCCGCCCCGTCCCGAGTCGCGGGTACGCCCGGCCCGGGGCCGCGCGGCGGCGGCGGATCCCGAGGCGCAGAAGCGCAAGAAGCGCCTGCTGGTGATCTCCGCGTCCGTTTTCGTGCTCCTGGCGGGCGTGCTGCTCGTCATGAAGTTGCAGCAGCAGCGGCAGGCCGAGGCGCAGCGCCAGAGCGCCCAGGCCGCCCTGCAGCAGCGCGAGCAGATCGCCGGGCTCTTCCAGGAGGCCAAGAACCTCATCCGCGATGGCAAGTGGACCGACGCCAAGGCGCGGCTGCTGGAGCTCAAGGAGGCCGAGCCCGATCACCCGCAGGTGGGCGACTACCTGGCGCGCGTGGAGAAGGAGATTCCCAACCAGCTGGCGCTCGAGGCGGCCCGGACGGCGCTGGAGCAGAACCAGATCGGTCCGGCGTTCACCTCCCTGGCCAAGGTGTCCCAGGACACCCAGATGTTCGAGGCGGTGGGCTCGTTGCGCCGGGGGCTGAAGGACAAGGCCGACAAGCGCGTGGGCGAGGCCCTGTCGCTGCTGACGCAGAAGCAGTTGGATCAGGCCAAGGCCATCACCGACGACGTGCTCGTGGCCTTCCCGGAGCACCGCGACGCCAAGGTCGTCAACGAGCAGGCCGCGCGCGCCATCGCGGAGCGTGACGCGCCGCCCCCTCCGCCCACCCCCAAGGCGGTGCCCAAGCCGTGGGATCAAGCGGTGGATCGCTACCGCGATGGCGATCTGCAGGGCGCCATGGCCATGGCCAACGACTGCGCCGCCAAGGCCCCGCAGTGCAAGACGCTCACGAGCCAGCTGGCCGACTTCAGCATGCTCTACAAGCGCATGGAGGATCTGGACGACCGGGGCCTGACGCGCCTGCTGGACCTGGACCGGAGGATCACCAACGGCCGCGGCAGCAAGCTCGTCGCCGGGGCCGGCAAGCGCGCCGCCAACAACTATTACAAGATGGCCTCGTCGGCGAAGGTGTCCGGGCAGTGGGGCCGCGCGATGGACTATGCCCAGCGCGCCCTCCAGGCCGACCCGAGCAACACGGGCGCCGCCAACATCGTCAACGAGATGCGCCAGAAGGCGAAGGATGTCTACATGAGCGCCTACGCCATGAAGGACACCGATCCCGAGGAAGCGCTGCCCAAGTTCCGCGAGGTCATGACCATGACGTCGCCGGATGACGAGACGCACCAGAAGGCCAAGGGCTGGGTCGAGAAGCTCAAGCGATGA
- the xseA gene encoding exodeoxyribonuclease VII large subunit — MKKRRATGEAPPAPPAGQGDLFGGALVPLAASAAEAVAPKPPEPPVRPPAPVPPAALADVSTSLSPLPGAPVRPAAPTRSVLTVGELTQQIKTTLESRFPRVLVRGEVSGFRGANARGHLYFTLKDAEASIDVKMWASQAARLRFHLRDGLAVVVEGSVDLYAPSGRYSLIAFKLEPEGEGALALAFEQLKARLAAEGLIGDNRVRPPRPLPFLPRRIGVVTSRTGAALQDFLRVLHSRHPRLSVLLCDARVQGEGSAEEVARGIERLSRTDVDVIVVTRGGGSKEDLWTFNEERVARAIFASPVPVVSAIGHEIDFTIADFVADWRAPTPSAAAERLAPVLQELEYGLATWSVRLRKAAERRVLELRGALVEARSGLVDPRRRLSTERLRLADAEEALTRQMRLVLRRHREDLRAHTEHLQRQRPQSRLAEQRARLVQLSARLKDALRGDVAARRAQSAQARLRLERVSPAARVAELRARLAEHKARMVALEKDALAHAQRHFQGLEGRLDALSPLKVMSRGYAVTVRRRDGGVVRSIADVQPGELLGIKFASAGAKTLQGCEEIEATVTAVKGPVDC; from the coding sequence ATGAAGAAGCGGCGCGCGACGGGCGAGGCTCCTCCCGCCCCTCCGGCCGGGCAGGGAGATCTGTTCGGCGGGGCTCTTGTTCCCCTGGCTGCGTCGGCGGCGGAGGCCGTGGCGCCCAAGCCGCCCGAGCCTCCCGTGCGGCCCCCCGCGCCCGTGCCGCCCGCGGCGCTGGCGGACGTGTCCACGTCGCTGTCCCCGCTGCCCGGAGCGCCCGTGCGCCCGGCGGCCCCCACGCGCTCGGTGCTCACCGTGGGCGAGCTCACCCAGCAGATCAAGACGACCCTCGAGTCGCGCTTCCCCCGGGTGCTGGTGCGCGGCGAGGTGTCCGGCTTCCGGGGCGCCAACGCCCGCGGTCACCTGTACTTCACGCTCAAGGACGCGGAGGCGTCGATCGACGTGAAGATGTGGGCCTCGCAGGCGGCGCGGCTGCGCTTCCACCTGCGCGACGGGCTCGCGGTGGTGGTCGAGGGCAGCGTGGACCTCTACGCGCCCTCGGGGCGCTACAGCCTCATCGCCTTCAAGCTGGAGCCGGAAGGGGAGGGGGCGCTGGCGCTCGCCTTCGAGCAACTCAAGGCGCGGCTGGCCGCCGAGGGGCTCATTGGCGACAACCGCGTCCGGCCGCCCCGCCCGCTGCCCTTCCTGCCCCGGCGTATCGGCGTGGTGACGAGCCGCACCGGCGCGGCGCTGCAGGACTTCCTGCGCGTGTTGCACTCGCGCCACCCGCGCCTGTCCGTGCTGCTGTGCGACGCGCGCGTGCAGGGCGAGGGGTCCGCCGAGGAGGTGGCGCGCGGCATCGAGCGCCTGTCGCGCACGGACGTGGACGTCATCGTCGTCACGCGCGGCGGCGGTTCCAAGGAAGACCTCTGGACGTTCAACGAGGAGCGCGTGGCGCGCGCCATCTTCGCCTCGCCCGTGCCGGTGGTGTCCGCCATCGGGCATGAGATCGACTTCACCATCGCGGACTTCGTGGCGGACTGGCGCGCGCCCACCCCCAGCGCGGCGGCGGAGCGGCTCGCGCCGGTGCTGCAGGAGCTGGAGTACGGCCTGGCCACCTGGTCGGTGCGGCTGCGCAAGGCGGCCGAGCGCCGCGTCCTGGAGCTGCGCGGCGCCCTGGTGGAGGCGCGGAGCGGTCTGGTGGATCCCCGCCGACGCCTGTCCACCGAGCGGCTGCGGCTGGCGGACGCCGAGGAGGCCCTGACACGGCAGATGCGGCTGGTGCTCCGGCGGCACCGGGAGGATCTCCGGGCCCACACCGAGCACCTGCAACGCCAGCGGCCCCAGTCGCGGCTGGCCGAGCAGCGCGCGCGGCTGGTGCAGCTGTCCGCCCGGCTCAAGGACGCGCTGCGCGGGGACGTGGCGGCGCGCCGGGCCCAGTCGGCCCAGGCCCGCTTGCGGCTGGAGCGTGTCTCCCCGGCGGCTCGGGTGGCCGAGCTGCGCGCCCGGCTGGCCGAGCACAAGGCCCGCATGGTGGCCCTGGAGAAGGACGCGCTCGCCCACGCCCAGCGTCACTTCCAGGGGTTGGAGGGCCGGTTGGATGCCCTGAGCCCCCTCAAGGTCATGTCCCGCGGCTACGCCGTCACCGTCCGGCGGCGCGACGGGGGGGTGGTGCGTTCCATCGCGGATGTCCAGCCCGGCGAGCTGCTCGGCATCAAGTTCGCCAGCGCCGGGGCCAAGACGCTCCAGGGATGCGAGGAAATCGAGGCCACCGTGACGGCCGTGAAGGGTCCGGTGGATTGCTAA